From the genome of Sphingobacterium sp. UGAL515B_05:
TTTCGACCTAACGGAATATCCAGCAGAAGATTAAATAAAATTATCTTTACATACATAAAAAATACCATTCTTTACAATAAGAATGGTATTTTTGTTTCCAAACAATTTTTATGAGTACACCTAATTCGAAAGATCTTATACAAGCTATTAAAGATAAAGGGAAGAATTTAGAAGCAGAAATGTCCTTTTTCGACCACCTTGAGGTTTTAAGATGGCATCTAGTGCGTTCAGCAATTGCGATCTGTATCTTTGCAGGTATTGCCTTTACATTCTACGATTTCGTATTCAACGATATCATCATGGGCCCAAAGAATCTAAATTTTTGGACGTATCGTATGATGTGTAAGGCTGCAGATGCTTTCAATTTGGCAGATTTCTGTGTGAAGAAAATTCCTTTTAATATCATCAATACTGAACTAGCAGGTCAGTTTATGCTTCAGATAAACTCCTGTTTATTGATGGCTTTGATGATGGGATTTCCCTACCTTCTTTTTGAAATTTGGTTATTTGTAAAACCAGCATTGACCGATGTAGAAAGACGCTCAGCACGTGGGTTTGTATTTTACTCGTCTTTATTGTTTATTTTAGGAGCGCTATTCGGATATTACATCGTTGTACCCTTATCCATCAACTTTCTGGCAAATGTATCCCTAAGTGATGAAATCGTCAACCAGATCACTATTGATAATTACCTTTCTACGATAGCAACATTAACATTGGGTTGTGGGATTGTTTTCCTACTTCCAATATTGGTATTTATTCTCTCTAAAATAGGCATTATGACACCTGAATTTATGCGGGCCAGCCGTCGTTATGCAACTGTAATTATTTTAGTGATAGCCGCTGTCATTACACCTTCTGCAGATATTATCACGATGTTGACCGTTGCAGCGCCAATGTTCTTATTATATGAAATCAGTATCATGGTTTCTGCGGATGTCAAAAGAAAAAAATTAGCACAAGAAAAATAAAATAACAATAAAATGAGCAGCGTAAAGAAAATTGCGATTGGAAGCGACCATGCCGGTTTTGAATATAAAACAGCTTTGGTAAGTTTTTTGAATGAACTGGGTTATGAAGTAACAGACTTTGGTACAAACTCTCCAGATTCAGTTGACTATCCAGATTTCGCACACCCAGTAGCATCAGCAGTAGAAAATAAAGAAGCTGATGCCGGAGTCTTAATTTGTGGAAGTGCAAATGGAGTTGCGATCACAGCAAATAAACACCAAAATATCCGTGCTGCTATCTGTTGGTTGGAAGAAATATCTGCTTTGGCCCGTCAGCACAACGATGCTAACGTGGTCTGTATCCCAGCACGTTTTATTGATCTTGACCTTGCTAAAAAGATCGTCAATACATTTATGAATACGGAATTCGAGGGTGGCCGTCACGCCAACCGCGTTAACAAAATAGCTTGTAGCTGTTAATAAATTAACATATTTTAAGAAGCGGATGAAAGGTAAATAACACTTTTCATCCGCTTTTTTTTATATCTTGTACAGATACCGACACCTATTAGACGAATTAGACAGTTGGCACCCGTCTGATTGGGTCGATTAAAATGATAAAATAAAGCGCTGAAAGTCGCACTAGTAAAAATAAACAATGAAGAAAATATACAACCTGCTTTGGATCGCATGCTCCCTGATGAGCTGTGCACAAGCACAGGACGTAAACAGTAAATATGCGGAGGAAATCACCGTAGAATCTACCCAAAAGCATCTACGCACTTTAGCCTCTGTCGATTTCGAAGGCAGAGGAACTGGACAAAAAGGTGGTCGCTTGGCAGCTGAATATATTGCCAATGAATTTAAAAAATATGGTCTCAGTGCGCCCGTCAATGGATCCTATTTCCAACCCCTGCAGCTTATTCGTAACAGCTTTAAGGTAAAGCAATTTAGTATTAACGATAGACCCTTCCAACATGGTAAGGACATTTTTGTCATTGGTAACAATGAGAACAAGTTCTTCGAAAGCAATGAAATTGTGTTTATTGGCTATGGGATAGATGATCCCAAGTATTCGGATATCTCAGGCATGGATCTCCATAATAAGATCGTTATGCTGATCAATGAGAATGAGCCAACAGATGAGAAAGGGAATTCATGGATTACCAGCAAAAAGACTGCTTCGGACTGGGCAACAACCCGAAATAAAAAAGTCAAGGAAATCCTTAAACACAGTCCCAAAATGGTACTAGCCATTAATAGTCAGCTGTCTCAACTTTTGGAGGATGCAGGAGACCGTGCTATTGAGGGCCGTTATAATTTGGCGGTGGATCAACCTGCGCCGGAAAAGTCACCCATGATCCCTGTGGTCAATATTACAGACCATGCAGCAAATTATATTCTAAACCTGGCGAGAACCAATCTTGCTACTGTGGTTGCAAAAATTAATCGTACGGGACAACCAAATTCCTTTGCTATTTCAACAAATTTTAAAGCTGAGTTTGGCACCAATGCGGCTCCATTAGCCGATCCTAATATTCTTGGCTACCTGGAAGGAACAGATAAAAAAGACGAAATCGTTGTGATCGGAGGCCACTATGACCACGATGGAATGGATTCCAAAGGAAATATCTTCTTTGGGGCCGATGACAATGCCTCGGGCACAACAGCCGTCCTTGAATTGGCACGCGCTTTTTCTAAAGCCAAATCGACCGGAAATGGTCCACGACGCAGTATTTTGTTCATCACCTATGCGGCAGAAGAAAAAGGTTTACTGGGTTCCAAATTCTATACAGAAAATCCCATATTTCCATTGAAAAACACCGTTGCCTGCATTAATATTGATATGATTGGCCGTGTTGACGACAAACATCTCAAAGGTAATCACGATTATATCCATGCGATCGGTTCAGATAAATTGAGCTCGGAGTTATATCAGATCAATAAAAATGAGAATGAAAAACATACGAAACTGGAGATTGACTATATGTATGACAATCCAAAGGATCCTATGCGCCTCTACTATCGCTCCGATCATTATAATTTTGCCAAGAAAGGTATACCATCTGTATTTTACTTTTCGGGCTTGCATCCGGACTACCACACACCTGCGGATACCTATGACAAGATCGACTTTCCACTGATGGTTAAACGTGAAAAGCTCGCATTTTACACCGCATGGCAAATAGCCAATCGGGAAAATCGCCTGGTGGTTGACAATAATAAAGAGTAAGATCAAATTATCGTTTGTAAAAAGGATTACTTTATACTATATAAAAAAGCAAGTAAATGATTGTTTACTTGCTTTTTTATGTATTAAAATGACCTTTAGCATAAACCTTTTATCCACAATTATTGTTATCTTTAATACAAAACAAGTATAATTTATGGCTTTTGTAGATTACTATAAAGTGCTTGGCATTGATAAAACAGCTTCAGCTGATGAGATCAAAAAAGCATATCGAAAACTAGCCCGTAAATACCACCCTGATGTCAACCCCAATGACAATGAGGCCAAACAACGATTTCAGGAGATTAATGAGGCAAATGAAGTATTATCCGATCCCGAAAAGCGCAAAAAATATGACCAATACGGTGAACATTGGCAACATGGAGAGGAGTATGAAAAAGCGCAACAACAATACCGTCAGTCCCAATCCACCGGAGGAAACCCATTCGGAGCTGGGGGAAATCCATTTGGTAGCGGCGGCTCCCACGAGTACACCGGAAACTTTGATGATGGGCAATTCTCGGATTTCTTCGAACAGATGTTTGGCAGCAGACGCGGGGGAGGTCGCCAAAGTACATTTCGTGGACAGGACTTTAATGCCGAGCTCAGCTTAACTTTACAAGAAGCTTACACGACACATCAACAGACCTTCAATATCAATGGAAAAAGTATCCGCATCACGATTCATGCTGGAGTGGAGGATGGTCAGAAAATCAAACTGAAAGGATATGGCAGTGAGGGCATCAACGGGGGGCCAAAGGGAGATCTCTATATCACAATTAATATCATACCAGATGCCCGTTTTAAACGCCAGGGGAATGACTTATACACTACACTTGATGTAGACCTCTATACAGCTATTTTAGGCGGCGAAGTGACCTTAGATACGTTCGGTGGAAAAGTTAAACTGAAAATTAAAGCCGAAAGTCAAAATGGCGCAAAAATGCGACTTAAAGGAAAAGGATTCCCCTTATACCGAAAGGAAGGTGAATTTGGCGACCTTTATGTCACATTGAATATCCAAATGCCCAATAATCTATCTGCCGAAGAAAAGGCATTGTTCCAACAGTTGAAGGATTTAAAACAATAATCTTATGGAAACGACACTCATTAAAGTCATCGACTTCTGCCAGTCCAGAAAGGTTGAAACAACGTTTCTGCAAACCATGGAGGAAT
Proteins encoded in this window:
- the rpiB gene encoding ribose 5-phosphate isomerase B, producing MSSVKKIAIGSDHAGFEYKTALVSFLNELGYEVTDFGTNSPDSVDYPDFAHPVASAVENKEADAGVLICGSANGVAITANKHQNIRAAICWLEEISALARQHNDANVVCIPARFIDLDLAKKIVNTFMNTEFEGGRHANRVNKIACSC
- a CDS encoding M28 family peptidase, whose translation is MKKIYNLLWIACSLMSCAQAQDVNSKYAEEITVESTQKHLRTLASVDFEGRGTGQKGGRLAAEYIANEFKKYGLSAPVNGSYFQPLQLIRNSFKVKQFSINDRPFQHGKDIFVIGNNENKFFESNEIVFIGYGIDDPKYSDISGMDLHNKIVMLINENEPTDEKGNSWITSKKTASDWATTRNKKVKEILKHSPKMVLAINSQLSQLLEDAGDRAIEGRYNLAVDQPAPEKSPMIPVVNITDHAANYILNLARTNLATVVAKINRTGQPNSFAISTNFKAEFGTNAAPLADPNILGYLEGTDKKDEIVVIGGHYDHDGMDSKGNIFFGADDNASGTTAVLELARAFSKAKSTGNGPRRSILFITYAAEEKGLLGSKFYTENPIFPLKNTVACINIDMIGRVDDKHLKGNHDYIHAIGSDKLSSELYQINKNENEKHTKLEIDYMYDNPKDPMRLYYRSDHYNFAKKGIPSVFYFSGLHPDYHTPADTYDKIDFPLMVKREKLAFYTAWQIANRENRLVVDNNKE
- the tatC gene encoding twin-arginine translocase subunit TatC, whose translation is MSTPNSKDLIQAIKDKGKNLEAEMSFFDHLEVLRWHLVRSAIAICIFAGIAFTFYDFVFNDIIMGPKNLNFWTYRMMCKAADAFNLADFCVKKIPFNIINTELAGQFMLQINSCLLMALMMGFPYLLFEIWLFVKPALTDVERRSARGFVFYSSLLFILGALFGYYIVVPLSINFLANVSLSDEIVNQITIDNYLSTIATLTLGCGIVFLLPILVFILSKIGIMTPEFMRASRRYATVIILVIAAVITPSADIITMLTVAAPMFLLYEISIMVSADVKRKKLAQEK
- a CDS encoding J domain-containing protein; the encoded protein is MAFVDYYKVLGIDKTASADEIKKAYRKLARKYHPDVNPNDNEAKQRFQEINEANEVLSDPEKRKKYDQYGEHWQHGEEYEKAQQQYRQSQSTGGNPFGAGGNPFGSGGSHEYTGNFDDGQFSDFFEQMFGSRRGGGRQSTFRGQDFNAELSLTLQEAYTTHQQTFNINGKSIRITIHAGVEDGQKIKLKGYGSEGINGGPKGDLYITINIIPDARFKRQGNDLYTTLDVDLYTAILGGEVTLDTFGGKVKLKIKAESQNGAKMRLKGKGFPLYRKEGEFGDLYVTLNIQMPNNLSAEEKALFQQLKDLKQ